Proteins from a genomic interval of Amycolatopsis sp. cg13:
- a CDS encoding sensor histidine kinase, with protein MTESARLPWRSRPDAVGVLGAARKVADDLKDGLSGVRARRAAHGLRRLFDVAGLGLSDLSGTLMWSGRPGADDAVSRILDDVLHQEEPITAGGVTAVPLHVHDELAGALLLVGEVSSAVTRQASDLVVQALERGRLEASADQAAQAELRALRAEMSPHFVYNALTVIASFVRSEPDRARDLMLDFADYTRYSLSRHGEYTVVAEEFRAVETYLALQRAVLGERLKVQVRVAPEVLAVAVPYLVLEPLVENAIRHGIEPRSGTGLVQVHGQAEGNDCVISVEDDGVGMEPERAAAILAGSGDGTGLGMANVDRRLRTVYGAWYGLTVETAVGEGTRVVLRVPRFQPGVLP; from the coding sequence ATGACCGAGAGTGCCCGGCTGCCGTGGCGCTCCCGCCCGGACGCCGTCGGCGTGCTCGGCGCGGCGCGGAAAGTCGCCGACGACCTGAAGGACGGCCTTTCCGGAGTCCGCGCCCGACGCGCCGCACACGGTCTGCGGCGGCTGTTCGACGTCGCCGGGCTGGGGCTCTCCGATCTGTCCGGCACCTTGATGTGGTCCGGCCGACCCGGTGCCGACGATGCGGTGTCCCGAATTCTGGACGACGTGCTGCACCAGGAAGAGCCGATAACCGCGGGCGGTGTGACGGCTGTTCCGTTGCACGTCCACGACGAACTGGCAGGCGCGTTGCTGCTGGTTGGCGAGGTATCCAGTGCGGTGACACGGCAGGCTTCCGACCTCGTGGTGCAGGCTTTGGAACGGGGTCGGCTCGAAGCTTCGGCGGACCAGGCCGCGCAGGCTGAACTTCGAGCGCTGCGGGCGGAGATGTCGCCGCACTTCGTGTACAACGCGCTCACCGTCATCGCCTCGTTCGTCCGGTCGGAACCGGACCGCGCGCGTGATCTGATGCTCGATTTCGCCGACTACACCCGCTACAGCCTGTCGCGGCACGGCGAGTACACCGTCGTCGCCGAGGAGTTCCGCGCGGTGGAAACGTATCTCGCGCTGCAGCGAGCAGTGCTGGGCGAACGACTCAAGGTGCAGGTGCGCGTCGCGCCGGAAGTGCTTGCGGTGGCGGTGCCGTACCTGGTACTCGAACCCCTCGTGGAAAACGCGATCCGGCACGGCATCGAGCCGCGGTCGGGCACCGGGCTCGTCCAGGTGCACGGACAGGCGGAAGGGAACGACTGCGTGATCAGCGTCGAGGACGACGGGGTCGGCATGGAGCCCGAACGCGCCGCCGCCATCCTCGCGGGCAGCGGCGACGGCACCGGACTCGGAATGGCCAATGTGGACAGACGACTGCGCACAGTCTACGGGGCCTGGTACGGGCTGACGGTGGAAACGGCGGTCGGCGAAGGCACCCGGGTCGTCCTGCGAGTGCCGCGATTCCAGCCGGGGGTGCTGCCGTGA
- a CDS encoding LytTR family DNA-binding domain-containing protein — MSGLRVLAVDDLAPALDELCRMLREAPEVGEVVGASDALKALKLLQADHFDAVFLDISMPGLDGLELATLLAKLSEPPVIVFVTAHDGHAVAAYGIGAVDYLLKPVRTERLSAALAKVTRLVPSGRRKSSPDAMAALPVDSGGRTRYVRRDDVLFAEANGDYVRLHTRGGVHPVRMPISRLEEYWEGTGFTRVHRGFLLAVSAVLELRSDTTGGLLAHTEAGDVPVSRRHARDLRDRLLEAAQRGQLGSTR, encoded by the coding sequence GTGAGCGGGCTGCGAGTGCTGGCGGTCGACGATCTCGCGCCGGCGTTGGACGAACTGTGCCGGATGCTGCGCGAAGCACCGGAAGTCGGCGAGGTCGTCGGTGCGAGCGATGCGTTGAAGGCACTGAAACTGTTGCAGGCAGACCATTTCGACGCGGTCTTCCTCGACATTTCCATGCCCGGCTTGGACGGACTGGAACTCGCGACGCTGCTGGCGAAACTGTCCGAGCCGCCGGTGATCGTTTTTGTCACCGCGCACGACGGGCACGCGGTGGCCGCGTACGGCATTGGTGCGGTGGATTATCTGCTCAAACCGGTGCGTACGGAACGGCTTTCCGCCGCGCTGGCGAAGGTGACCCGGTTGGTGCCGAGCGGCCGACGGAAGTCCTCACCGGACGCGATGGCCGCGCTGCCAGTGGATTCCGGCGGCCGGACTCGGTACGTCCGCCGTGATGATGTGCTATTCGCCGAAGCCAACGGCGATTACGTCCGGCTGCACACGCGCGGCGGCGTGCATCCGGTGCGGATGCCGATCTCGCGGCTTGAAGAATATTGGGAAGGCACCGGATTTACCCGGGTACACCGCGGATTCCTGCTCGCGGTGAGTGCGGTGCTGGAACTGCGGAGCGACACGACGGGCGGGCTGCTGGCACACACCGAGGCTGGCGATGTGCCGGTCAGCCGACGGCACGCGCGGGATCTTCGCGACAGGTTGCTGGAGGCGGCACAACGCGGGCAACTCGGGAGCACCCGGTGA